A genomic window from Fibrobacterota bacterium includes:
- the urtC gene encoding urea ABC transporter permease subunit UrtC, protein MREGPLLKSLGRSGQIALALFVLTSMVMVPLLRLLPETSAFHPSDFVVTWLGKILCYMVLALALDLVWGLTGILSLGHGVFFAIGGYCFGMYLMRSIGHDGVYKSDLPDFMVFLDWKEYPWFWTGTQHFWWAIFLVIMVPAVLAFVVGFFAFRSRIKGVYFSIITQALTYATMLLFFRNETGFGGNNGFTDFKRILGMDVTSGGMRTTLFVLSAALLATTLLGSLWLARSRFGRILTAIRDAESRLQFCGYDTLWYKLTIWTLSAVIAGVAGALYVPQVGIINPSEMSPANSIEVAIWVAVGGRGTLVGPLVGAAMVNMGKSWLTANFPNLWLYALGGLFIFVTLFLPNGVMGLVSGLLRRMGKSGASS, encoded by the coding sequence ATGCGCGAAGGTCCATTGTTGAAATCCCTCGGTCGAAGCGGGCAGATCGCCCTCGCCCTCTTCGTCCTGACCTCGATGGTCATGGTCCCGCTCCTGCGGCTATTGCCCGAAACATCGGCGTTCCATCCCTCCGACTTCGTGGTCACCTGGCTTGGCAAGATCCTGTGCTACATGGTTCTCGCGCTGGCCTTGGACCTGGTTTGGGGGCTGACCGGAATCCTGTCCCTGGGCCATGGCGTCTTCTTCGCGATCGGCGGCTATTGCTTCGGCATGTACCTGATGCGATCCATCGGTCACGACGGCGTGTACAAGTCCGACCTCCCCGATTTCATGGTCTTCCTGGATTGGAAGGAGTACCCGTGGTTCTGGACCGGGACCCAGCACTTCTGGTGGGCCATCTTCCTGGTGATCATGGTCCCGGCGGTCCTGGCCTTCGTGGTGGGATTCTTCGCCTTCCGTTCGAGGATCAAGGGGGTGTACTTCTCGATCATCACGCAGGCGCTCACCTACGCGACCATGCTGTTGTTCTTCCGCAACGAAACGGGATTCGGCGGCAACAACGGATTCACCGATTTCAAGCGCATCCTGGGGATGGACGTGACCTCGGGCGGCATGCGCACCACCCTGTTCGTGCTTTCCGCGGCGCTGCTCGCGACCACCTTGCTGGGATCCCTGTGGTTGGCCCGCAGCCGGTTCGGACGGATTCTGACCGCCATCCGCGACGCGGAATCCCGGCTCCAGTTCTGCGGCTACGACACCCTCTGGTACAAGCTGACCATCTGGACGCTGTCGGCCGTGATCGCCGGAGTCGCGGGTGCCTTGTACGTGCCGCAGGTGGGCATCATCAACCCTTCCGAAATGTCGCCGGCCAATTCCATCGAGGTCGCCATCTGGGTGGCCGTGGGAGGGCGCGGCACCTTGGTCGGACCGCTCGTGGGCGCGGCCATGGTGAACATGGGCAAGTCCTGGCTCACCGCGAACTTCCCCAATCTGTGGCTGTACGCCCTGGGCGGACTCTTCATTTTCGTCACGCTTTTCCTGCCCAACGGGGTCATGGGCCTGGTGTCCGGGCTGCTCCGTCGCATGGGCAAGTCGGGAGCATCCTCGTGA
- the urtB gene encoding urea ABC transporter permease subunit UrtB yields the protein MRLFQLAGALALALSLARSVPAFSPEDYGAFAKGGPSERAELLAQWAARADTGLPSFLDALEASEFWSTPDGRLVRTPDGAQFRDAITDSVLGPAAPDWEEVVVSNVLRAGVEGARAVSKLSIADPAERLEAAKQMQEADLDPAMLPALEQAVTREQVPAIHILLKSLVTKLSLASDQPAKRILAAQALGKSGDASNNLKLVEDRLGLDETGAPLETDSAVRLALQNTAAGLKTKVWFFEMTGNLFTGVSLGSILVLVALGLAITYGLLGVINMAHGELVMIGAYATYLVQTVFRQSFPSAESYYIVVAIPVAFLVSALVGIALERLVLRHLYGRPLESLLATWGVSLVLIQTVRSLFGPQNVEVASPEWLSGSLVLQSNLVLPWNRLAIIAFAGTVLALTALVLTRTRLGLFIRATTQNRRMARCMGVRTSLVDMMAFGLGSGLAGLAGVALSQIGNVGPDLGQGYIVDSFLVVVVGGVGQLAGSLWAGLGIGMLSKFLEPAIGAVLAKIGLLVIIILFIQKRPQGLFALKGRQAD from the coding sequence ATGCGACTCTTCCAACTGGCGGGAGCCCTGGCTCTCGCTCTCTCCCTCGCTCGTTCCGTTCCGGCGTTCTCGCCAGAGGACTACGGTGCCTTCGCCAAGGGCGGCCCTTCGGAACGCGCCGAACTGCTGGCCCAATGGGCCGCACGCGCCGACACCGGTCTGCCCTCGTTCCTGGACGCCCTCGAGGCCTCCGAGTTCTGGAGCACTCCCGACGGCAGACTGGTCCGAACCCCCGACGGCGCCCAGTTCCGGGATGCCATCACGGATTCCGTCCTCGGACCCGCCGCTCCCGATTGGGAGGAGGTCGTGGTTTCCAACGTCCTGCGCGCCGGAGTGGAAGGAGCGCGGGCGGTCTCCAAGCTTTCGATCGCCGATCCCGCCGAGCGGCTGGAGGCGGCCAAGCAGATGCAGGAAGCCGATCTCGACCCGGCGATGCTGCCCGCTCTCGAACAAGCGGTCACTCGCGAACAGGTTCCGGCCATCCACATCCTGTTGAAGTCGCTGGTCACGAAACTTTCCCTCGCTTCCGACCAGCCGGCCAAGCGCATCCTGGCCGCCCAAGCGCTCGGAAAATCGGGGGATGCCTCGAACAACCTCAAGCTCGTCGAAGACCGATTGGGCCTGGACGAGACAGGCGCTCCTCTGGAGACAGATTCCGCCGTCCGCCTGGCCCTGCAGAACACCGCGGCCGGACTGAAGACCAAGGTCTGGTTCTTCGAGATGACCGGCAACCTCTTCACCGGCGTCTCGCTGGGATCGATCCTGGTGCTGGTGGCGTTGGGACTGGCGATCACCTACGGCCTGTTGGGCGTCATCAACATGGCGCACGGCGAACTGGTCATGATCGGCGCCTACGCGACCTATCTGGTCCAGACCGTCTTCCGCCAATCCTTCCCTTCCGCCGAGTCCTACTACATCGTCGTGGCCATTCCCGTCGCCTTCCTCGTCTCGGCCCTCGTCGGCATCGCCCTCGAACGGCTGGTCCTGCGCCATCTCTACGGCAGGCCGCTGGAATCGCTGCTGGCCACGTGGGGCGTCAGTCTGGTCCTGATCCAGACCGTGCGGTCGCTCTTCGGACCGCAGAACGTGGAGGTCGCCTCGCCCGAATGGCTTTCCGGAAGCCTCGTGCTGCAATCGAATCTGGTCCTCCCCTGGAACCGTTTGGCCATCATCGCCTTCGCGGGAACCGTTCTGGCCCTGACAGCCCTTGTCCTGACCAGGACGCGTTTGGGACTGTTCATCAGAGCCACCACCCAGAACCGCCGGATGGCGCGCTGCATGGGGGTCAGAACCAGTCTGGTGGACATGATGGCGTTCGGACTCGGATCGGGCCTGGCGGGACTGGCCGGCGTGGCGCTCTCGCAGATCGGAAACGTGGGCCCCGATCTGGGCCAGGGATACATCGTCGATTCCTTCCTGGTGGTGGTGGTGGGCGGCGTGGGCCAGCTCGCCGGATCGCTGTGGGCGGGTCTGGGCATCGGAATGCTCTCGAAGTTCCTGGAGCCCGCGATCGGAGCGGTCCTCGCCAAGATCGGGCTTCTGGTCATCATCATCCTTTTCATCCAAAAACGACCCCAGGGCCTTTTCGCCCTCAAGGGTCGGCAAGCCGACTGA
- the urtA gene encoding urea ABC transporter substrate-binding protein, with the protein MQTRSLLTATAAMLTAAATIRAAETIKVGVLHSLSGTMAISETSLKNTALMTIEEINASGGVLGKKLEAVVVDPASNWPLFAEKARGLLTQDKVAVTFGCWTSVSRKSVLPVFEELNGLLFYPVQYEGEELSQNVFYTGAAPNQQAIPAVEYLMSKAGGGAKRWVLLGTDYVYPRTTNKILRAFLKSKGVAETDIMEEYTPFGHADYQTIVANVKKFAQGGKTAVVSTINGDSNIPFYKELGNQGIKATQIPVVAFSVGEEELRGVDTKPLQGHLAAWNYFQTVKNPVNASFIKMYKDWAAKNKIPNAATVVTNDPMEATYVGIHMWVQAVKKAGTTDVDAVRKAMAGQTFAAPSGFTLTMDATNHHLHKPVMIGEVRADGQFNVVWKTPGPIRAQPWSPFIPGNEGKKN; encoded by the coding sequence ATGCAGACACGCAGCCTTCTCACCGCCACCGCCGCGATGCTCACCGCAGCGGCTACCATCCGCGCCGCCGAAACCATCAAGGTCGGCGTTCTCCACTCCCTGTCCGGAACCATGGCCATCTCCGAGACAAGTTTGAAGAACACCGCGCTCATGACCATCGAGGAGATCAACGCCTCCGGTGGCGTATTGGGCAAGAAGCTCGAGGCCGTGGTCGTCGACCCCGCTTCGAATTGGCCCCTGTTCGCAGAAAAAGCCCGTGGCCTCCTGACCCAGGACAAAGTCGCCGTGACTTTCGGCTGCTGGACCTCGGTGAGCCGCAAGTCGGTGTTGCCGGTTTTCGAAGAGCTCAATGGATTGCTGTTCTATCCCGTCCAATACGAAGGCGAAGAACTCTCGCAGAACGTGTTCTACACCGGTGCGGCCCCCAACCAGCAGGCCATTCCCGCGGTGGAATACCTGATGAGCAAGGCCGGCGGCGGCGCCAAGCGCTGGGTCCTCCTGGGGACCGACTACGTCTATCCCCGCACCACCAACAAGATCCTGCGCGCCTTCCTGAAATCCAAGGGCGTGGCGGAAACCGACATCATGGAGGAATACACTCCGTTCGGACACGCCGACTACCAGACCATCGTGGCCAACGTCAAGAAGTTCGCCCAGGGCGGCAAGACGGCCGTGGTGAGCACCATCAACGGCGACTCGAACATCCCCTTCTACAAGGAGCTGGGCAACCAAGGCATCAAGGCGACCCAGATCCCCGTGGTGGCCTTCTCGGTCGGTGAGGAAGAACTGCGCGGAGTGGACACCAAGCCCCTCCAAGGCCACCTGGCCGCCTGGAACTATTTCCAGACCGTGAAGAATCCGGTGAACGCCTCGTTCATCAAGATGTACAAGGATTGGGCCGCGAAGAACAAGATCCCCAACGCCGCCACCGTGGTCACCAACGACCCGATGGAAGCCACCTACGTGGGCATCCACATGTGGGTGCAGGCGGTCAAGAAGGCCGGCACCACCGACGTGGACGCCGTCCGCAAGGCCATGGCCGGGCAGACCTTCGCGGCTCCCTCGGGCTTCACCCTCACCATGGACGCCACCAACCACCACCTGCACAAGCCGGTCATGATCGGCGAAGTGCGCGCCGACGGCCAGTTCAACGTGGTCTGGAAGACCCCCGGCCCCATCCGCGCCCAGCCTTGGAGCCCCTTCATCCCGGGCAACGAAGGCAAGAAGAACTGA
- a CDS encoding pyrimidine/purine nucleoside phosphorylase, with amino-acid sequence MSVKVNEYFDGKVKSLSVENSAGKQTVGVMVAGEYEFGTGSAEEMTLVSGKWELQIPGVAGGFKSYAVGQMANIPANSKFQLKILETSAYLCRFE; translated from the coding sequence ATGTCGGTCAAGGTCAACGAATACTTCGATGGTAAGGTCAAATCGCTCTCCGTGGAGAACTCCGCGGGCAAGCAGACCGTGGGCGTGATGGTGGCCGGCGAGTACGAGTTCGGCACCGGTTCCGCCGAGGAAATGACCCTGGTATCCGGAAAATGGGAATTGCAGATCCCCGGCGTGGCGGGCGGTTTCAAGTCCTACGCGGTGGGTCAGATGGCCAACATCCCGGCCAATAGCAAGTTCCAGCTCAAGATCCTGGAAACTTCCGCCTACCTCTGCCGGTTCGAGTGA
- a CDS encoding U32 family peptidase C-terminal domain-containing protein, which translates to MPAVELLAPAGNPERMRIAFAYGADAVYAGQAAFSLRGRENGFSNTRIVADAVVEAHGLGKKFFLAANVFPHNNKVEAFRRALTEIVEAGPDALIMADPGMISWTRKTFPEVTIHLSVQAHAVNWATCEFWHDQGVKRVILARELLLREVQEIRERVPSLELEVFVHGAVCMAQSGRCMISDWMEHRDANQGNCNNACRFPYDLTATSPKLPEGEAMRVTEDEHGTYLFNARDLCALPALDQVVATGVHSLKIEGRTRSPYYVAQVVRAYRMALDAIAQGGPVPPEALKAIASTDSRGWTSGFRLPGDPMGQILNADREHPPGAVVVGQIRDWKEGRVVVSVRNRIETGMRLELLSPAGIQEITASGLENHRGEAVDALHCGMEGCRLDLPCPPAPWSFLVRPASA; encoded by the coding sequence ATGCCGGCTGTGGAGCTGTTGGCTCCGGCCGGAAATCCAGAACGCATGCGGATCGCTTTCGCCTACGGGGCGGATGCGGTCTACGCCGGGCAGGCGGCCTTTTCCCTGCGCGGGCGAGAGAACGGCTTTTCCAATACGCGCATCGTCGCCGATGCCGTGGTGGAAGCCCATGGCCTGGGGAAGAAATTCTTCCTGGCCGCCAACGTGTTTCCGCACAACAACAAGGTGGAAGCCTTCCGGCGCGCCTTAACGGAAATTGTCGAGGCGGGACCGGATGCTCTGATCATGGCCGATCCCGGCATGATCAGTTGGACCCGCAAGACGTTTCCTGAAGTCACCATCCATCTGTCCGTGCAGGCGCACGCGGTCAATTGGGCCACCTGCGAATTCTGGCATGATCAGGGGGTGAAGCGGGTGATCCTGGCGCGCGAATTGTTGCTGCGCGAGGTCCAGGAAATCCGCGAGCGGGTTCCTTCGCTGGAATTGGAAGTGTTCGTGCACGGTGCCGTGTGCATGGCCCAGAGCGGACGGTGCATGATCTCCGACTGGATGGAGCATCGCGACGCGAACCAAGGCAATTGCAACAACGCCTGCCGGTTTCCCTACGACCTGACCGCCACCTCGCCCAAATTGCCCGAAGGGGAGGCGATGCGGGTCACGGAAGACGAACACGGCACGTACCTGTTCAATGCCCGCGATCTGTGCGCGCTGCCGGCATTGGACCAAGTGGTGGCCACGGGGGTGCATTCGCTCAAGATCGAGGGACGTACTCGATCGCCCTATTACGTGGCCCAGGTCGTGCGTGCTTACCGCATGGCCCTGGATGCCATCGCGCAAGGTGGCCCTGTCCCTCCTGAAGCGCTCAAGGCCATCGCCTCGACCGATTCCCGGGGTTGGACCAGTGGCTTCCGGCTTCCGGGCGATCCGATGGGCCAAATCCTGAACGCCGATCGCGAACACCCTCCGGGGGCGGTGGTGGTGGGGCAGATCCGCGACTGGAAAGAGGGGCGCGTGGTCGTTTCAGTGCGCAATCGCATCGAAACGGGAATGCGTCTGGAGCTCCTCTCGCCGGCGGGAATCCAGGAAATCACGGCCTCGGGACTGGAAAACCATCGGGGTGAGGCGGTGGATGCGCTCCACTGCGGGATGGAGGGGTGCCGGTTGGATCTTCCCTGTCCCCCTGCGCCTTGGAGCTTTTTGGTACGTCCTGCCAGCGCCTGA
- a CDS encoding tyrosine--tRNA ligase: MISAKEQLEILRRGVIELIDEKDLLAKLEKSVATGKPLRVKMGVDPTAPDIHLGFTVGMRKLRQFQDLGHQVVLIVGDYTATVGDPSGKSKTRARLTHEQVLKNAESYKEQFFQIVDRDKTEVVYNGEWFRTLTFDKVTELMSRITVAQMLERQDFQNRHAAGNPISLHEFLYPLMQGLDSVMIEADVELGGTDQKFNVLRGRELQRDPALCDVFGKPHQEPQVGLFVPILLGTCGQEKMSKSLGNYVGITEPPQVMYHKIYSIPDPQVADWTTLLTDMPLTEIDSRKASLVTDPSSINAWKAWLAHEIVRQYHGLEAADQAREREAAVHRGEALPDDTPVVSRGTSANLLDLLVEVGAVPSRGEGKKLLQNGGVQIDGEKVSDPGQALPAGEFVLRAGKRKFWKVG; the protein is encoded by the coding sequence TTGATCTCGGCCAAAGAACAACTTGAAATCCTGCGTCGCGGTGTGATTGAACTGATCGACGAGAAGGACCTGCTCGCCAAGCTGGAAAAGAGCGTCGCGACAGGTAAGCCCTTGCGCGTGAAGATGGGCGTGGACCCCACCGCGCCGGACATCCACTTGGGATTCACGGTGGGCATGCGCAAGTTGCGCCAGTTCCAGGACCTGGGCCACCAGGTGGTGCTGATCGTGGGAGACTACACGGCCACCGTGGGCGATCCTTCCGGCAAATCCAAGACCCGTGCGCGCCTCACGCACGAACAGGTTTTGAAGAACGCCGAATCCTACAAGGAACAGTTCTTCCAGATCGTGGATCGCGACAAGACCGAGGTGGTGTACAACGGCGAGTGGTTCCGCACGCTCACCTTCGACAAGGTCACCGAGCTGATGAGCCGCATCACCGTGGCCCAGATGTTGGAACGCCAGGATTTCCAAAACCGCCACGCCGCCGGAAATCCCATCTCCCTCCATGAGTTCCTGTATCCGCTGATGCAGGGCCTGGACAGCGTGATGATCGAAGCCGACGTGGAGCTGGGCGGTACCGACCAGAAGTTCAACGTGTTGCGCGGACGCGAACTCCAGCGCGACCCGGCCCTTTGCGATGTCTTCGGAAAGCCCCACCAGGAGCCCCAGGTGGGGCTGTTCGTGCCCATCTTGTTGGGAACCTGCGGCCAGGAAAAGATGTCCAAGTCGCTGGGCAACTACGTGGGGATCACCGAGCCCCCGCAGGTGATGTACCACAAGATCTATTCGATCCCCGATCCCCAGGTGGCCGACTGGACCACGCTGCTCACCGACATGCCCTTGACGGAAATCGATTCCCGCAAGGCGTCCCTGGTGACGGATCCATCGTCCATCAACGCCTGGAAAGCCTGGTTGGCCCACGAAATCGTGCGCCAGTACCACGGATTGGAAGCCGCCGACCAAGCCCGCGAACGCGAAGCGGCCGTGCACCGGGGCGAGGCCCTGCCCGACGACACTCCCGTGGTGTCGCGCGGCACCTCGGCGAACTTGCTGGACCTTCTGGTGGAGGTCGGTGCGGTCCCTTCGCGCGGCGAAGGCAAGAAGCTCCTGCAAAACGGGGGCGTCCAGATCGATGGGGAGAAGGTGTCGGATCCAGGCCAGGCTCTTCCTGCGGGCGAATTCGTGCTGCGCGCCGGCAAGCGAAAGTTCTGGAAGGTGGGGTGA
- a CDS encoding FliA/WhiG family RNA polymerase sigma factor, protein MAQIAELWKEWKVEGSRQAKDKLLAEYAGLLRQTAQRIAVGLPSHVEIGDLVGAGVMGLIRAVETFDPEREIKFETYAVHKIRGAILDDLRALDWVPRSVRQKGRHLQKAYAELSTQLGRMPYDDETAQHLGLTLVEFEELLTEVAPLTVLSLDEQDGLGDDAPKLSEVIADPQAANALEEMQESEVRAILREAITGLPAKERAVVAMYHFEELNFKEIGKVLGVTESRVCQIHSKAMIKLRSRVKLQVRK, encoded by the coding sequence ATGGCCCAGATTGCCGAGCTCTGGAAGGAATGGAAAGTCGAGGGTTCTCGGCAGGCCAAGGACAAGCTCCTGGCCGAGTACGCCGGCCTGCTGCGCCAAACGGCGCAACGGATCGCCGTGGGGCTCCCCAGCCATGTGGAGATCGGCGATCTGGTGGGAGCCGGGGTGATGGGCCTCATCCGCGCCGTGGAAACTTTCGATCCCGAGCGCGAGATCAAGTTCGAAACCTACGCGGTCCACAAGATCCGCGGAGCCATCCTGGACGACTTGCGCGCCTTGGATTGGGTGCCGCGATCCGTCCGGCAAAAAGGGCGGCATCTTCAGAAGGCCTACGCGGAACTTTCCACCCAGCTTGGCCGCATGCCCTACGACGACGAGACCGCCCAGCACCTGGGGTTGACCCTGGTGGAATTCGAGGAGTTGTTGACCGAGGTCGCACCGTTGACGGTCCTTTCGCTGGATGAACAGGATGGGCTAGGCGACGATGCTCCCAAGCTCTCGGAAGTGATCGCCGACCCGCAGGCCGCCAACGCCCTGGAAGAAATGCAGGAGAGCGAGGTCCGGGCGATCTTGCGCGAGGCGATCACCGGACTGCCCGCCAAGGAGCGCGCCGTGGTGGCGATGTACCACTTCGAAGAACTGAACTTCAAGGAGATCGGGAAGGTCCTGGGCGTGACGGAATCGCGCGTCTGCCAGATCCACTCCAAGGCCATGATCAAGCTCCGCTCCCGCGTGAAGCTGCAGGTGCGCAAGTGA
- a CDS encoding HDOD domain-containing protein — MTSPTLRLALKLKGPLEEGEAGLSREQRADRLRRSTESVITLPTLPASIERLLEMVGRPETSARSLASVISMDQVLTARLLRLANSSYYGFSQKVSTVSLALVMLGFDAAKDIALTTTVMRSFGANKNDPRFDLARFWAHAVSVASASRYLSRVLRIGSPGEAFTAGILHDIGQVVLHAYHPEAFGQVLQKVLEEGAPLLETELDILGATHPQVGGWLCRRWNLPEAICASVEHHHAPQENTSGGGLPGVVAMADHFDGVAPEGGWLGGNGLDKLAGILAALTRDGVLVEVDDMESLAKDVRLEIEKSKELQDAFR, encoded by the coding sequence GTGACCAGCCCCACCCTGCGCCTGGCGCTCAAGCTAAAGGGCCCTCTCGAGGAAGGCGAAGCGGGTCTGTCGCGGGAACAGCGCGCCGATCGCCTGCGCAGGTCAACAGAATCTGTCATCACGCTGCCCACCCTGCCCGCCTCCATCGAGCGGTTGCTGGAAATGGTGGGGCGCCCGGAGACCTCCGCCCGTTCGCTGGCTTCCGTGATCTCGATGGACCAGGTGCTCACGGCCAGGCTCCTGCGGTTGGCCAATTCCAGCTACTACGGGTTTTCGCAGAAAGTGTCCACCGTGAGCCTGGCTCTGGTGATGCTCGGATTCGATGCCGCCAAGGACATCGCCCTGACCACCACGGTGATGCGGTCGTTCGGTGCCAACAAGAATGATCCCCGCTTCGATCTCGCGCGCTTTTGGGCGCACGCGGTGTCGGTCGCTTCCGCCAGCCGGTACCTTTCGCGCGTGTTGCGCATCGGGTCTCCCGGCGAGGCCTTCACCGCGGGAATCCTCCACGACATCGGACAGGTGGTGTTGCACGCCTACCACCCGGAAGCCTTCGGGCAGGTGCTCCAGAAGGTGCTGGAGGAGGGGGCGCCGCTGTTGGAGACGGAACTTGACATCTTGGGCGCCACGCACCCCCAGGTGGGCGGCTGGCTTTGCCGGCGTTGGAATCTGCCGGAGGCCATCTGCGCGTCGGTGGAACACCACCACGCCCCGCAGGAAAACACTTCCGGCGGAGGCTTGCCGGGAGTGGTGGCCATGGCGGATCACTTCGATGGCGTTGCGCCCGAAGGTGGATGGTTGGGAGGCAACGGCTTGGACAAATTGGCGGGGATCCTCGCTGCGTTGACTCGCGACGGCGTGCTGGTGGAAGTCGATGACATGGAATCGCTTGCCAAGGACGTGCGCTTGGAGATCGAGAAGTCCAAGGAACTGCAGGACGCGTTCCGATGA
- a CDS encoding AAA family ATPase gives MKTILLDGVSVELLPSEPKLPEWIGQTEPLRQLLACWMDGLDDTDPPLSPRITGVPGVGKTTLAMAGARVRNQPCWVQQCTSDTRPEDLVITPVLGDAGKILYRASPLLSAVVEGGVCVLDEGNRMSEKAWASLAALLDHRRCVDSVTAGVRIQAHPGFRICVTMNEDGSTFDLPDYVISRLQPRIEIGFPAQAEEDRILAHHAPRAPEELRAMCVAYLQEAHGLDLPFSVRDGINLVRLSTRLSASGGGSPTESFPEAVRRVLGADALDLRSLHRRRPGPTRTDSDEYFFDPDEDDLRG, from the coding sequence ATGAAGACCATCCTCCTCGACGGCGTCTCGGTCGAACTCCTTCCTTCGGAACCCAAGCTGCCGGAATGGATCGGGCAGACCGAGCCCCTGCGCCAACTCCTGGCCTGCTGGATGGACGGCCTGGACGACACCGACCCGCCGTTGTCACCTCGCATCACGGGCGTTCCCGGCGTGGGCAAGACCACCTTGGCCATGGCCGGCGCCAGGGTGCGTAACCAGCCCTGCTGGGTCCAGCAATGCACCTCCGACACCCGTCCGGAAGATCTGGTGATCACGCCCGTTCTGGGCGATGCCGGAAAGATCCTCTATCGCGCTTCGCCCTTGCTTTCTGCCGTGGTGGAAGGCGGCGTGTGCGTCCTGGACGAAGGCAACCGCATGAGCGAGAAGGCCTGGGCCTCGCTGGCCGCGCTGTTGGACCACCGCCGTTGCGTGGATTCGGTCACCGCGGGCGTTCGCATCCAGGCGCATCCGGGATTTCGGATCTGCGTGACCATGAACGAGGACGGCTCCACCTTCGATCTTCCCGACTACGTGATCTCGCGCCTGCAACCGCGCATCGAGATCGGTTTTCCCGCCCAGGCGGAAGAAGACCGCATCCTGGCCCACCACGCCCCGCGCGCGCCGGAAGAACTGCGCGCCATGTGCGTGGCCTACCTCCAGGAAGCCCACGGACTCGATTTGCCGTTTTCCGTCCGCGACGGGATCAACCTCGTGCGGCTCTCCACGAGGCTTTCCGCTTCCGGCGGCGGCAGCCCCACCGAATCCTTCCCCGAGGCCGTCCGGCGGGTTCTCGGTGCGGACGCGCTGGATCTGCGTTCCCTGCACCGGCGACGCCCCGGTCCCACACGGACGGATTCCGACGAATACTTCTTCGATCCCGACGAAGACGACCTGCGCGGCTGA
- a CDS encoding (d)CMP kinase produces the protein MPQKCFVVAIDGPSGTGKSSTAKEIARRLAIDYLDTGAMYRALSLKASQRGVASDDADGLGRLASELDLLYPQLGQVFLDGVDVSKAIRTPEISGRVSADCAHPQVREVLVERQRQYALGRSCALDGRDVGTVVFPHARFKFYVDCDPRVRARRRLAELEAMGVHADYDEVLANLVERDRQDSTRAMGPLRRANDAILVDTSHLTFEEQVERILSVVRAGA, from the coding sequence ATGCCTCAGAAATGCTTCGTTGTGGCCATCGACGGCCCGTCGGGAACCGGAAAATCCTCCACCGCCAAGGAGATCGCGCGCCGCTTGGCCATCGATTATCTGGATACCGGAGCGATGTACCGCGCTCTTTCGCTCAAAGCCTCCCAGCGCGGCGTGGCGTCAGACGATGCGGACGGCCTGGGAAGGTTGGCCAGCGAGCTGGATCTCTTGTACCCGCAGCTGGGACAGGTGTTCCTGGATGGTGTGGATGTCTCCAAGGCGATCCGCACCCCGGAAATTTCCGGCCGGGTTTCCGCCGATTGCGCGCACCCCCAGGTTCGCGAGGTGCTGGTGGAGCGCCAACGCCAATACGCGCTGGGCCGCTCCTGCGCCCTGGATGGCCGGGATGTGGGCACGGTGGTGTTTCCCCACGCGCGCTTCAAGTTCTATGTGGACTGCGACCCCCGTGTGCGGGCCCGGCGTCGGCTTGCGGAACTGGAAGCGATGGGCGTCCACGCCGACTACGACGAGGTTCTGGCCAACCTGGTGGAGCGAGATCGCCAGGATTCCACCCGCGCGATGGGCCCCCTGCGCCGCGCCAACGACGCCATCCTGGTGGACACCTCCCATCTGACCTTCGAAGAGCAGGTGGAACGGATCCTGTCGGTGGTCCGCGCCGGAGCCTGA